Proteins from a single region of Bombus pascuorum chromosome 5, iyBomPasc1.1, whole genome shotgun sequence:
- the LOC132907234 gene encoding cohesin subunit SA-2 isoform X1 has product MFTSIQKFPEHYPSESYSSPSTSQPQYQEQTNFENQSQFEQPMTPVTPTNMRITRNTRARLRGGPIQQPKYKEIDTDYIPTTSGRGRGGSGRGRGKRTHHSHSLEDEASLYYVIRNNRSSLTTIVDDWIEKYKSNRENALLMLMQFFINASGCKGRITSEMQATMEHVAIIRKMTEEFDEESGEYPLIMTGQQWKKFRANFCEFVQILVRQCQYSIIYDQFLMDNVISLLTGLSDSQVRAFRHTATLAAMKLMTALVDVALTVSINLDNTQRQYEAERQKAREKRAADRLESLMAKRKELEENMDEIKNMLTYMFKSVFVHRYRDTLPEIRAICMAEIGVWMKKFHQNFLDDSYLKYIGWTLHDKVGEVRLKCLQALQPLYASEELKTKLELFTSKFKDRIVAMTLDKEYDVAVQAVKLVISILKHHREILTDKDCEHVYELVYSSHRAVAQAAGEFLNERLFRPDDEAVAGVKTKRGKKRLPNTPLIRDLVLFFIESELHEHGAYLVDSLIETNQMMKDWECMTDLLLEEAGPEEEALDNQKETSLIELMVCCIKQAATGEAPVGRGPTRKILSAKEMKQVHDDKQRLTEHFIQTLPLLLDKYRADPEKLANLLAIPQYFDLDIYTKSRQEQNLDSLLNKIHTIVEKMHDTEVLDTAAKTLEHMCIEGHAIFTRCDVARSTLIDSIVNKYKEAIDEYRNLIEGNEDPDEDEIFNVVQSLKKVSIFYSCHNMNPWGIWDSLYKDIEDAKDPSKCLPHEAVKYCISACFFAILWGQNHLMEAADSGNQGEDECRQLKERLHSFMGSMRYFVSGDVNATPTPPILREEAYNTICDLLVVFCNQLTSHSNPLMHQLVYEPDQAMQNMLNRFIQEYVFFEEEDDEHDEHSKIEELHKRRNFLAGYCKLIVYNMIPTKAAADVFKHYVKYYNDYGDIIKTTLGKARDINKTNCALTMQHSLNILYNEIVAEKGKVNRNSEEFTAIKELAKRFALSFGLDAVKNREAITALHRAGVLFAITPPDGIEQDPTGPPPNLSFLEILSEFTNKLLKQDKRVVLNFLDRRLQAGMPSSRGEDWQPLLLYRNSLLHGETDQVPVTSKRAYTRRKKDHLAEEEEADEPEEGSDHEFSGKHKKKRGARKHQLAVNKVSITRGSRATGIYETNEATQMQTSPSAIIEDASTSPSQDIDNKLKTLQIQSRSRRSQDNIEPRELRRTSRNSGRYVEGQYMESDSE; this is encoded by the exons atgtttactTCAATTCAAAAATT CCCTGAACATTATCCATCTGAAAGCTATAGTTCTCCAAGTACATCACAACCACAATATCAGGAACAgacaaattttgaaaaccAATCCCAATTTGAACAACCTATGACACCAGTAACCCCAACTAATATGAGAATTACAAGGAATACACGTGCAAGATTACGAG GAGGACCTATACAACAACCAAAGTATAAAGAGATAGATACAGATTACATTCCAACTACTAGTGGTAGAGGAAGAGGAGGTAGTGGACGTGGAAGAGGGAAGCGAACACATCATTCACATAGTTTGGAAGATGAAGCTAGTCTCTATTATGTCATTAGAAACAATCGGTCTTCATTAACT ACTATTGTTGATGATTggatagaaaaatacaaaagtaatAGAGAAAATGCTCTTCTTATGttaatgcaattttttattaatgcaaGTGGATGTAAAGGACGTATTACTTCTGAGATGCAAGCAACAATGGAGCATGTGGCAATAATTCGTAAAATGACCGAAGAATTTGATGAg GAAAGTGGAGAATATCCATTGATAATGACTGGTCAACAATGGAAAAAATTTCGTGCAAATTTCTGTGAATTTGTCCAAATTTTAGTTAGGCAATGTCAGTATTCCATCATTTATGATCAGTTTTTAATGGataatgtaatttcattattaactGGACTTTCTGATTCACAAGTAAGAGCTTTTAGGCATACTGCTACTCTTGCTg CTATGAAACTCATGACAGCATTAGTAGATGTAGCTCTAACTGTATCAATAAATTTGGATAATACACAACGACAGTATGAAGCTGAAAGGCAGAAAGCTAGAGAAAAGAGAGCTGCAGATAGATTAGAATCATTAATGGCCAAACGAAAAGAACTTGAAGAAAATATGGATGAGATAAAGAATATGCTTACATATATGTTCAAATCTGTATTTGTACATCGCTATAGAGATACTTTGCCAGAAATTCGCGCCATTTGTATGGCAGAAATAGGAGTATGGatgaaaaaatttcatcaaaattttttagatgattcttatttaaaatacatag GTTGGACGTTGCATGATAAAGTTGGTGAAGTTCGATTAAAATGTCTCCAAGCATTGCAACCATTATATGCAtcagaagaattaaaaactaaactTGAACTTTTTACaagtaaatttaaagataGAATTGTTGCAATGACATTAGATAAAGAGTATGATGTAGCAGTACAAGCTGTTAAActtgttatttcaattttaaaacatcATAGAGAAATTCTTACTGATAAAGATTGTGAACATGTATATGAACTTGTCTATTCCTCCCATCGTGCTGTTGCACAAGCAGCTGGTGAATTCTTAAACGAACGTCTATTTCGCCCTGATGATGAAGCAGTAGCTGGCGTTAAAACTAAACGTGGAAAGAAGCGTTTACCGAATACTCCACTTATTCGAGAtctcgtattattttttattgaatccGAACTTCATGAACATGGAGCATATTTAGTAGATTCTTTAATTGAAACGAATCAAATGATGAAAGATTGGGAATGTATGACAGATTTACTATTAGAAGAGGCTGGACCTGAAGAAGAAGCTTTAGATAACCAGAAAGAGACATCTTTGATTGAATTAATGGTTTGTTGTATAAAACAAGCTGCTACAG gtGAAGCTCCAGTTGGTCGGGGACCaactagaaaaattttatcagcaaaagaaatgaaacaagTTCATGATGATAAACAACGGTTAACGGaacattttatacaaacaCTACCGCTTTTACTTGATAAATACAGGGCAGATCCGGAAAAACTCGCAAATTTACTTGCTATTCCTCAATATTTTGATTTGGATATCTATACAAAATCTCGACAAGAGCAAAATTTGGATTCACTgttgaataaaattcatacaaTTGTAGAAAAAATGCATGACACCGAGGTTTTAGATACGGCTGCAAAAACTTTAGAACATATGTGTATAGAAGGACATGCTATTTTTACCAG GTGTGATGTAGCACGCTCAACGTTAATTGATtccattgtaaataaatataaagaagctattgatgaatatagaaatttaatagaagGGAATGAAGATCCAGATgaagatgaaattttcaatgttgtacaatctttaaaaaaagttTCCATATTTTACTCTTGTCACAATATGAATCCGTGGGGAATATGGGATTCTTTATATAAGGACATTGAAGATGCCAAAGATCCATCTAA ATGTTTACCACATGAGGCAGTTAAGTATTGCATAAGTGCATGCTTTTTTGCTATTTTATGGGGACAAAATCACCTTATGGAAGCTGCAGATTCTGGAAATCAAGGTGAAGATGAATGTCGGCAATTAAAAGAGCGTTTGCATTCTTTTATGGGTTCTATGCGTTATTTTGTTAGTGGTGATGTAAACGCCACG CCTACTCCACCTATTTTAAGAGAAGAagcatataatacaatatgcGATTTATTAGTAGTGTTTTGTAATCAATTAACATCACATTCTAATCCTTTAATGCATCAATTAGTATATGAACCTGATCAAGCAATGCAAAACATGCTTAACCGATTTATTCaagaatatgtattttttgaaGAGGAAGATG ATGAACATGATGAACATTCAAAGATTGAAGAATTacataaaagaagaaactttttggctggttattgcaaattaattgtatataatatgatacCTACAAAAGCAGCGGCCGATGTCTTTAaacattatgtaaaatattataatgattaTGGTGATATTATCAAAACTACATTAGGGAAAGCTAGGGacattaataaaacaaattgtgCTTTAACTATGCAACAtagcttaaatattttgtataatgaaATAGTAGCAGAGAAAGGCAAAGTTAATAGAAACAGTGAGGAATTTACTGCAATTAAg GAACTCGCAAAACGATTTGCTTTATCATTTGGCTTAGATGCAGTAAAAAATCGTGAAGCAATTACTGCTTTGCATCGAGCAGGTGTTCTTTTCGCAATTACACCACCAGATGGTATTGAACAAGATCCTACAGGGCCACCACCTAATTTATCCTTTCTTGAAATCTTATCTGAATTTACGAATAAGCTTCTTAAACAAGATAAACGAGTCGT ATTAAATTTCCTTGACAGAAGATTACAAGCTGGAATGCCATCCTCACGGGGAGAGGATTGGCAACCTTTACTTTTGTACAGGAACAGCTTATTACATGGCGAAACAGATCAAGTTCCAGTAACAAGTAAGCGCGCATATACAAGACGTAAGAAGGATCATTTAGCTg aagaagaagaagcagatgAGCCTGAAGAAGGTTCTGATCATGAGTTTTCCGG TAAACACAAGAAGAAACGTGGTGCAAGGAAACATCA ATTAGCTGTTAATAAAGTATCAATAACTCGTGGATCTAGGGCAACTGGAATTTATGAAACCAACGAAGCTACACAGATGCAGACATCTCCATCGGCAATTATTGAAGATGCATCAACCAGTCCTTCTCAAGACATAGATAATAAACTTAAGACATTACAAATTCAATCGAGGTC acGAAGAAGTCAAGATAATATAGAACCAAGAGAATTAAGAAGAACTTCTAGAAATTCTGGTCGTTATGTAGAAGGACAATATATG GAATCCGATTCCGAATAA
- the LOC132907234 gene encoding cohesin subunit SA-1 isoform X4, with amino-acid sequence MFTSIQKFPEHYPSESYSSPSTSQPQYQEQTNFENQSQFEQPMTPVTPTNMRITRNTRARLRGGPIQQPKYKEIDTDYIPTTSGRGRGGSGRGRGKRTHHSHSLEDEASLYYVIRNNRSSLTTIVDDWIEKYKSNRENALLMLMQFFINASGCKGRITSEMQATMEHVAIIRKMTEEFDEESGEYPLIMTGQQWKKFRANFCEFVQILVRQCQYSIIYDQFLMDNVISLLTGLSDSQVRAFRHTATLAAMKLMTALVDVALTVSINLDNTQRQYEAERQKAREKRAADRLESLMAKRKELEENMDEIKNMLTYMFKSVFVHRYRDTLPEIRAICMAEIGVWMKKFHQNFLDDSYLKYIGWTLHDKVGEVRLKCLQALQPLYASEELKTKLELFTSKFKDRIVAMTLDKEYDVAVQAVKLVISILKHHREILTDKDCEHVYELVYSSHRAVAQAAGEFLNERLFRPDDEAVAGVKTKRGKKRLPNTPLIRDLVLFFIESELHEHGAYLVDSLIETNQMMKDWECMTDLLLEEAGPEEEALDNQKETSLIELMVCCIKQAATGEAPVGRGPTRKILSAKEMKQVHDDKQRLTEHFIQTLPLLLDKYRADPEKLANLLAIPQYFDLDIYTKSRQEQNLDSLLNKIHTIVEKMHDTEVLDTAAKTLEHMCIEGHAIFTRCDVARSTLIDSIVNKYKEAIDEYRNLIEGNEDPDEDEIFNVVQSLKKVSIFYSCHNMNPWGIWDSLYKDIEDAKDPSKCLPHEAVKYCISACFFAILWGQNHLMEAADSGNQGEDECRQLKERLHSFMGSMRYFVSGDVNATPTPPILREEAYNTICDLLVVFCNQLTSHSNPLMHQLVYEPDQAMQNMLNRFIQEYVFFEEEDDEHDEHSKIEELHKRRNFLAGYCKLIVYNMIPTKAAADVFKHYVKYYNDYGDIIKTTLGKARDINKTNCALTMQHSLNILYNEIVAEKGKVNRNSEEFTAIKELAKRFALSFGLDAVKNREAITALHRAGVLFAITPPDGIEQDPTGPPPNLSFLEILSEFTNKLLKQDKRVVLNFLDRRLQAGMPSSRGEDWQPLLLYRNSLLHGETDQVPVTSKRAYTRRKKDHLAEEEEADEPEEGSDHEFSGLPDRYSS; translated from the exons atgtttactTCAATTCAAAAATT CCCTGAACATTATCCATCTGAAAGCTATAGTTCTCCAAGTACATCACAACCACAATATCAGGAACAgacaaattttgaaaaccAATCCCAATTTGAACAACCTATGACACCAGTAACCCCAACTAATATGAGAATTACAAGGAATACACGTGCAAGATTACGAG GAGGACCTATACAACAACCAAAGTATAAAGAGATAGATACAGATTACATTCCAACTACTAGTGGTAGAGGAAGAGGAGGTAGTGGACGTGGAAGAGGGAAGCGAACACATCATTCACATAGTTTGGAAGATGAAGCTAGTCTCTATTATGTCATTAGAAACAATCGGTCTTCATTAACT ACTATTGTTGATGATTggatagaaaaatacaaaagtaatAGAGAAAATGCTCTTCTTATGttaatgcaattttttattaatgcaaGTGGATGTAAAGGACGTATTACTTCTGAGATGCAAGCAACAATGGAGCATGTGGCAATAATTCGTAAAATGACCGAAGAATTTGATGAg GAAAGTGGAGAATATCCATTGATAATGACTGGTCAACAATGGAAAAAATTTCGTGCAAATTTCTGTGAATTTGTCCAAATTTTAGTTAGGCAATGTCAGTATTCCATCATTTATGATCAGTTTTTAATGGataatgtaatttcattattaactGGACTTTCTGATTCACAAGTAAGAGCTTTTAGGCATACTGCTACTCTTGCTg CTATGAAACTCATGACAGCATTAGTAGATGTAGCTCTAACTGTATCAATAAATTTGGATAATACACAACGACAGTATGAAGCTGAAAGGCAGAAAGCTAGAGAAAAGAGAGCTGCAGATAGATTAGAATCATTAATGGCCAAACGAAAAGAACTTGAAGAAAATATGGATGAGATAAAGAATATGCTTACATATATGTTCAAATCTGTATTTGTACATCGCTATAGAGATACTTTGCCAGAAATTCGCGCCATTTGTATGGCAGAAATAGGAGTATGGatgaaaaaatttcatcaaaattttttagatgattcttatttaaaatacatag GTTGGACGTTGCATGATAAAGTTGGTGAAGTTCGATTAAAATGTCTCCAAGCATTGCAACCATTATATGCAtcagaagaattaaaaactaaactTGAACTTTTTACaagtaaatttaaagataGAATTGTTGCAATGACATTAGATAAAGAGTATGATGTAGCAGTACAAGCTGTTAAActtgttatttcaattttaaaacatcATAGAGAAATTCTTACTGATAAAGATTGTGAACATGTATATGAACTTGTCTATTCCTCCCATCGTGCTGTTGCACAAGCAGCTGGTGAATTCTTAAACGAACGTCTATTTCGCCCTGATGATGAAGCAGTAGCTGGCGTTAAAACTAAACGTGGAAAGAAGCGTTTACCGAATACTCCACTTATTCGAGAtctcgtattattttttattgaatccGAACTTCATGAACATGGAGCATATTTAGTAGATTCTTTAATTGAAACGAATCAAATGATGAAAGATTGGGAATGTATGACAGATTTACTATTAGAAGAGGCTGGACCTGAAGAAGAAGCTTTAGATAACCAGAAAGAGACATCTTTGATTGAATTAATGGTTTGTTGTATAAAACAAGCTGCTACAG gtGAAGCTCCAGTTGGTCGGGGACCaactagaaaaattttatcagcaaaagaaatgaaacaagTTCATGATGATAAACAACGGTTAACGGaacattttatacaaacaCTACCGCTTTTACTTGATAAATACAGGGCAGATCCGGAAAAACTCGCAAATTTACTTGCTATTCCTCAATATTTTGATTTGGATATCTATACAAAATCTCGACAAGAGCAAAATTTGGATTCACTgttgaataaaattcatacaaTTGTAGAAAAAATGCATGACACCGAGGTTTTAGATACGGCTGCAAAAACTTTAGAACATATGTGTATAGAAGGACATGCTATTTTTACCAG GTGTGATGTAGCACGCTCAACGTTAATTGATtccattgtaaataaatataaagaagctattgatgaatatagaaatttaatagaagGGAATGAAGATCCAGATgaagatgaaattttcaatgttgtacaatctttaaaaaaagttTCCATATTTTACTCTTGTCACAATATGAATCCGTGGGGAATATGGGATTCTTTATATAAGGACATTGAAGATGCCAAAGATCCATCTAA ATGTTTACCACATGAGGCAGTTAAGTATTGCATAAGTGCATGCTTTTTTGCTATTTTATGGGGACAAAATCACCTTATGGAAGCTGCAGATTCTGGAAATCAAGGTGAAGATGAATGTCGGCAATTAAAAGAGCGTTTGCATTCTTTTATGGGTTCTATGCGTTATTTTGTTAGTGGTGATGTAAACGCCACG CCTACTCCACCTATTTTAAGAGAAGAagcatataatacaatatgcGATTTATTAGTAGTGTTTTGTAATCAATTAACATCACATTCTAATCCTTTAATGCATCAATTAGTATATGAACCTGATCAAGCAATGCAAAACATGCTTAACCGATTTATTCaagaatatgtattttttgaaGAGGAAGATG ATGAACATGATGAACATTCAAAGATTGAAGAATTacataaaagaagaaactttttggctggttattgcaaattaattgtatataatatgatacCTACAAAAGCAGCGGCCGATGTCTTTAaacattatgtaaaatattataatgattaTGGTGATATTATCAAAACTACATTAGGGAAAGCTAGGGacattaataaaacaaattgtgCTTTAACTATGCAACAtagcttaaatattttgtataatgaaATAGTAGCAGAGAAAGGCAAAGTTAATAGAAACAGTGAGGAATTTACTGCAATTAAg GAACTCGCAAAACGATTTGCTTTATCATTTGGCTTAGATGCAGTAAAAAATCGTGAAGCAATTACTGCTTTGCATCGAGCAGGTGTTCTTTTCGCAATTACACCACCAGATGGTATTGAACAAGATCCTACAGGGCCACCACCTAATTTATCCTTTCTTGAAATCTTATCTGAATTTACGAATAAGCTTCTTAAACAAGATAAACGAGTCGT ATTAAATTTCCTTGACAGAAGATTACAAGCTGGAATGCCATCCTCACGGGGAGAGGATTGGCAACCTTTACTTTTGTACAGGAACAGCTTATTACATGGCGAAACAGATCAAGTTCCAGTAACAAGTAAGCGCGCATATACAAGACGTAAGAAGGATCATTTAGCTg aagaagaagaagcagatgAGCCTGAAGAAGGTTCTGATCATGAGTTTTCCGG GCTACCTGATCGTTATTCAAGCTAA
- the LOC132907234 gene encoding cohesin subunit SA-2 isoform X2, whose translation MHNPTPEHYPSESYSSPSTSQPQYQEQTNFENQSQFEQPMTPVTPTNMRITRNTRARLRGGPIQQPKYKEIDTDYIPTTSGRGRGGSGRGRGKRTHHSHSLEDEASLYYVIRNNRSSLTTIVDDWIEKYKSNRENALLMLMQFFINASGCKGRITSEMQATMEHVAIIRKMTEEFDEESGEYPLIMTGQQWKKFRANFCEFVQILVRQCQYSIIYDQFLMDNVISLLTGLSDSQVRAFRHTATLAAMKLMTALVDVALTVSINLDNTQRQYEAERQKAREKRAADRLESLMAKRKELEENMDEIKNMLTYMFKSVFVHRYRDTLPEIRAICMAEIGVWMKKFHQNFLDDSYLKYIGWTLHDKVGEVRLKCLQALQPLYASEELKTKLELFTSKFKDRIVAMTLDKEYDVAVQAVKLVISILKHHREILTDKDCEHVYELVYSSHRAVAQAAGEFLNERLFRPDDEAVAGVKTKRGKKRLPNTPLIRDLVLFFIESELHEHGAYLVDSLIETNQMMKDWECMTDLLLEEAGPEEEALDNQKETSLIELMVCCIKQAATGEAPVGRGPTRKILSAKEMKQVHDDKQRLTEHFIQTLPLLLDKYRADPEKLANLLAIPQYFDLDIYTKSRQEQNLDSLLNKIHTIVEKMHDTEVLDTAAKTLEHMCIEGHAIFTRCDVARSTLIDSIVNKYKEAIDEYRNLIEGNEDPDEDEIFNVVQSLKKVSIFYSCHNMNPWGIWDSLYKDIEDAKDPSKCLPHEAVKYCISACFFAILWGQNHLMEAADSGNQGEDECRQLKERLHSFMGSMRYFVSGDVNATPTPPILREEAYNTICDLLVVFCNQLTSHSNPLMHQLVYEPDQAMQNMLNRFIQEYVFFEEEDDEHDEHSKIEELHKRRNFLAGYCKLIVYNMIPTKAAADVFKHYVKYYNDYGDIIKTTLGKARDINKTNCALTMQHSLNILYNEIVAEKGKVNRNSEEFTAIKELAKRFALSFGLDAVKNREAITALHRAGVLFAITPPDGIEQDPTGPPPNLSFLEILSEFTNKLLKQDKRVVLNFLDRRLQAGMPSSRGEDWQPLLLYRNSLLHGETDQVPVTSKRAYTRRKKDHLAEEEEADEPEEGSDHEFSGKHKKKRGARKHQLAVNKVSITRGSRATGIYETNEATQMQTSPSAIIEDASTSPSQDIDNKLKTLQIQSRSRRSQDNIEPRELRRTSRNSGRYVEGQYMESDSE comes from the exons ATGCATAATCCAAC CCCTGAACATTATCCATCTGAAAGCTATAGTTCTCCAAGTACATCACAACCACAATATCAGGAACAgacaaattttgaaaaccAATCCCAATTTGAACAACCTATGACACCAGTAACCCCAACTAATATGAGAATTACAAGGAATACACGTGCAAGATTACGAG GAGGACCTATACAACAACCAAAGTATAAAGAGATAGATACAGATTACATTCCAACTACTAGTGGTAGAGGAAGAGGAGGTAGTGGACGTGGAAGAGGGAAGCGAACACATCATTCACATAGTTTGGAAGATGAAGCTAGTCTCTATTATGTCATTAGAAACAATCGGTCTTCATTAACT ACTATTGTTGATGATTggatagaaaaatacaaaagtaatAGAGAAAATGCTCTTCTTATGttaatgcaattttttattaatgcaaGTGGATGTAAAGGACGTATTACTTCTGAGATGCAAGCAACAATGGAGCATGTGGCAATAATTCGTAAAATGACCGAAGAATTTGATGAg GAAAGTGGAGAATATCCATTGATAATGACTGGTCAACAATGGAAAAAATTTCGTGCAAATTTCTGTGAATTTGTCCAAATTTTAGTTAGGCAATGTCAGTATTCCATCATTTATGATCAGTTTTTAATGGataatgtaatttcattattaactGGACTTTCTGATTCACAAGTAAGAGCTTTTAGGCATACTGCTACTCTTGCTg CTATGAAACTCATGACAGCATTAGTAGATGTAGCTCTAACTGTATCAATAAATTTGGATAATACACAACGACAGTATGAAGCTGAAAGGCAGAAAGCTAGAGAAAAGAGAGCTGCAGATAGATTAGAATCATTAATGGCCAAACGAAAAGAACTTGAAGAAAATATGGATGAGATAAAGAATATGCTTACATATATGTTCAAATCTGTATTTGTACATCGCTATAGAGATACTTTGCCAGAAATTCGCGCCATTTGTATGGCAGAAATAGGAGTATGGatgaaaaaatttcatcaaaattttttagatgattcttatttaaaatacatag GTTGGACGTTGCATGATAAAGTTGGTGAAGTTCGATTAAAATGTCTCCAAGCATTGCAACCATTATATGCAtcagaagaattaaaaactaaactTGAACTTTTTACaagtaaatttaaagataGAATTGTTGCAATGACATTAGATAAAGAGTATGATGTAGCAGTACAAGCTGTTAAActtgttatttcaattttaaaacatcATAGAGAAATTCTTACTGATAAAGATTGTGAACATGTATATGAACTTGTCTATTCCTCCCATCGTGCTGTTGCACAAGCAGCTGGTGAATTCTTAAACGAACGTCTATTTCGCCCTGATGATGAAGCAGTAGCTGGCGTTAAAACTAAACGTGGAAAGAAGCGTTTACCGAATACTCCACTTATTCGAGAtctcgtattattttttattgaatccGAACTTCATGAACATGGAGCATATTTAGTAGATTCTTTAATTGAAACGAATCAAATGATGAAAGATTGGGAATGTATGACAGATTTACTATTAGAAGAGGCTGGACCTGAAGAAGAAGCTTTAGATAACCAGAAAGAGACATCTTTGATTGAATTAATGGTTTGTTGTATAAAACAAGCTGCTACAG gtGAAGCTCCAGTTGGTCGGGGACCaactagaaaaattttatcagcaaaagaaatgaaacaagTTCATGATGATAAACAACGGTTAACGGaacattttatacaaacaCTACCGCTTTTACTTGATAAATACAGGGCAGATCCGGAAAAACTCGCAAATTTACTTGCTATTCCTCAATATTTTGATTTGGATATCTATACAAAATCTCGACAAGAGCAAAATTTGGATTCACTgttgaataaaattcatacaaTTGTAGAAAAAATGCATGACACCGAGGTTTTAGATACGGCTGCAAAAACTTTAGAACATATGTGTATAGAAGGACATGCTATTTTTACCAG GTGTGATGTAGCACGCTCAACGTTAATTGATtccattgtaaataaatataaagaagctattgatgaatatagaaatttaatagaagGGAATGAAGATCCAGATgaagatgaaattttcaatgttgtacaatctttaaaaaaagttTCCATATTTTACTCTTGTCACAATATGAATCCGTGGGGAATATGGGATTCTTTATATAAGGACATTGAAGATGCCAAAGATCCATCTAA ATGTTTACCACATGAGGCAGTTAAGTATTGCATAAGTGCATGCTTTTTTGCTATTTTATGGGGACAAAATCACCTTATGGAAGCTGCAGATTCTGGAAATCAAGGTGAAGATGAATGTCGGCAATTAAAAGAGCGTTTGCATTCTTTTATGGGTTCTATGCGTTATTTTGTTAGTGGTGATGTAAACGCCACG CCTACTCCACCTATTTTAAGAGAAGAagcatataatacaatatgcGATTTATTAGTAGTGTTTTGTAATCAATTAACATCACATTCTAATCCTTTAATGCATCAATTAGTATATGAACCTGATCAAGCAATGCAAAACATGCTTAACCGATTTATTCaagaatatgtattttttgaaGAGGAAGATG ATGAACATGATGAACATTCAAAGATTGAAGAATTacataaaagaagaaactttttggctggttattgcaaattaattgtatataatatgatacCTACAAAAGCAGCGGCCGATGTCTTTAaacattatgtaaaatattataatgattaTGGTGATATTATCAAAACTACATTAGGGAAAGCTAGGGacattaataaaacaaattgtgCTTTAACTATGCAACAtagcttaaatattttgtataatgaaATAGTAGCAGAGAAAGGCAAAGTTAATAGAAACAGTGAGGAATTTACTGCAATTAAg GAACTCGCAAAACGATTTGCTTTATCATTTGGCTTAGATGCAGTAAAAAATCGTGAAGCAATTACTGCTTTGCATCGAGCAGGTGTTCTTTTCGCAATTACACCACCAGATGGTATTGAACAAGATCCTACAGGGCCACCACCTAATTTATCCTTTCTTGAAATCTTATCTGAATTTACGAATAAGCTTCTTAAACAAGATAAACGAGTCGT ATTAAATTTCCTTGACAGAAGATTACAAGCTGGAATGCCATCCTCACGGGGAGAGGATTGGCAACCTTTACTTTTGTACAGGAACAGCTTATTACATGGCGAAACAGATCAAGTTCCAGTAACAAGTAAGCGCGCATATACAAGACGTAAGAAGGATCATTTAGCTg aagaagaagaagcagatgAGCCTGAAGAAGGTTCTGATCATGAGTTTTCCGG TAAACACAAGAAGAAACGTGGTGCAAGGAAACATCA ATTAGCTGTTAATAAAGTATCAATAACTCGTGGATCTAGGGCAACTGGAATTTATGAAACCAACGAAGCTACACAGATGCAGACATCTCCATCGGCAATTATTGAAGATGCATCAACCAGTCCTTCTCAAGACATAGATAATAAACTTAAGACATTACAAATTCAATCGAGGTC acGAAGAAGTCAAGATAATATAGAACCAAGAGAATTAAGAAGAACTTCTAGAAATTCTGGTCGTTATGTAGAAGGACAATATATG GAATCCGATTCCGAATAA